The following coding sequences lie in one Stigmatopora nigra isolate UIUO_SnigA chromosome 4, RoL_Snig_1.1, whole genome shotgun sequence genomic window:
- the LOC144195595 gene encoding transcriptional and immune response regulator-like, protein MSTYVSSDCRRVSPSVHGNKFATAHRKKAVANIFDNVSQDALTRLFQKTGDMKAEERVRSIFSYSHDPEETARALMALKQRKKDKFLQIAGMLRQMLKFR, encoded by the coding sequence ATGTCCACCTACGTGTCTTCGGACTGCCGCCGCGTCAGTCCTTCCGTCCACGGCAACAAGTTTGCCACGGCTCACCGCAAGAAAGCTGTAGCCAACATTTTTGACAATGTCAGTCAGGACGCCCTGACCAGACTTTTCCAGAAGACCGGCGACATGAAGGCCGAGGAACGGGTCAGGAGCATCTTCTCCTACTCGCACGACCCCGAGGAGACGGCCCGGGCGTTGATGGCTCTAAAGCAGAGGAAGAAGGACAAGTTCCTCCAGATCGCCGGTATGCTCAGGCAGATGCTGAAATTCCGCTGA
- the LOC144195276 gene encoding zinc metalloproteinase-disintegrin-like MTP4, which yields MTLKLLFWIFVLDVFLKLSDSHALAFEEGKDYELVRTVRLHSVKRRETGNNRPDTIKYAMTVGGKDIVMHLQKNNDLLTTDYTETFYQEDGTQVTTSPNDIDHCYYHGKIVNESGSTASISTCDGLRGYFRTSAQKYLIEPLSGVDEGDHAVMKFTEQDNTPAVCGVTNTTWNTDFEPPTSHSRSRSAGISIVQQQKYIELYLVADNREYVKMKRDQTELRKRIFEIVNFVNMVYKPLRTFIALVGLEIWSNGDLISITPPAGANLNAFMTWRNSVLAKRKKHDNAHLISGIDFEGATVGLAYIGTLCSAHSVGVVQDHNDRAIAVGATLAHEMGHNLGMNHDDSSACACTGDSCIMAAALSWDTPRAFSSCSSSHYENYLNSRNPSCMLDKPDFRSLVLPSVCGNGFVEQGEQCDCGTVEECTNPCCNATTCNLSEGSQCAAGECCNKCKLQPRSHECRSKQDECDLAEYCDGMTSTCPEDVFGVNGIPCDNGAGYCYNGQCPQRSDQCIKMYGASAIEARAFCYEQNARGTYYAFCKRPSNDVFIPCQKEDVLCGKLFCQNGKNSPNYGRMVKFGDCKAAFFADYTNDFGQVDTGTKCGAGKVCSENQCVTLPTAYRSVNCSRKCPGHSVCNHRSECQCEPGWLPPSCSSKDNQFNSLSKGETAAIAVTISLVILGIIIAVIAVLWKKHRSSMLPTPRKERTRVEVDSSAFRANKALVPGPPMQVPQVGRPKPKGAPPPPPTAGNPNYIGVRQALRPVPPPKV from the exons ATGACACTTAAACTTCTTTTCTGGATATTCGTTCTAGATGTTTTCCTCAAGCTTTCAG ACAGCCACGCTCTTGCTTTTGAAGAAGGAAAGGACTATGAACTTGTTCGAACTGTCAGACTTCATTCTGTCAAAAGAAGAGAAACCGGG AACAACAGACCGGACACCATTAAGTACGCGATGACAGTAGgaggaaaagacattgtaatgcacctacaaaaaaacaa TGACTTACTCACCACAGACTACACAGAGACATTTTACCAAGAAGACGGCACGCAAGTCACCACTTCTccaaatgacata GATCACTGCTACTATCACGGCAAGATTGTGAATGAAAGTGGGTCGACGGCTAGCATCAGCACTTGTGACGGACTTCG gGGTTATTTCAGGACATCAGCCCAAAAGTACTTAATCGAACCTCTCTCGGGTGTTGATGAGGGCGACCACGCTGTAATGAAGTTTACTGAGCAGGACAACACACCCGCTGTGTGCGGCGTCACCAACACTACATGGAACACAGATTTCGAACCACCGACAAGCCACTCTCGCTCCAGATCAGCG GGCATTTCTATAGTTCAACAACAGAAATACATTGAGCTCTACCTTGTTGCTGATAACCGTGAG TATGTGAAGATGAAGCGGGATCAGACAGAGCTGAGAAAGAGGATATTTGAAATTGTTAACTTTGTCAACATG GTATACAAGCCCCTGAGAACATTCATTGCTCTTGTAGGGCTGGAAATCTGGTCTAATGGTGACTTGATCTCCATCACTCCTCCAGCAGGAGCTAATCTTAATGCTTTTATGACATGGAGGAATTCTGTGCTGgccaagagaaaaaaacatgacaatgcACATCTTATCAG TGGAATCGACTTTGAGGGAGCAACAGTTGGACTGGCCTACATCGGGACTCTCTGTTCTGCTCATTCAGTTGGGGTAGTGCAG GACCACAATGATCGCGCCATTGCCGTGGGGGCCACGTTGGCTCATGAAATGGGCCATAATCTCGGCATGAATCACGACGACTCCAGCGCTTGCGCCTGCACCGGTGACAGCTGCATCATGGCTGCAGCCCTCAG CTGGGACACGCCTCGAGCTTTCAGTAGCTGCAGCAGCAGTCACTACGAGAACTACTTAAACAGCCGTAACCCGAGCTGTATGCTGGATAAGCCGGATTTCAGGAGCCTGGTGCTTCCATCCGTCTGTGGAAATGGTTTTGTGGAGCAAGGCGAGCAGTGTGACTGCGGTACTGTGGAG GAGTGCACCAATCCATGCTGTAATGCTACCACTTGCAACCTCAGTGAAGGGTCCCAGTGTGCAGCAGGGGAATGCTGTAACAAATGCAAG TTACAACCACGATCTCACGAGTGCCGTAGTAAGCAAGATGAGTGTGATCTTGCAGAATACTGTGATGGAATGACTTCCACTTGTCCCGAAGACGTATTCGGTGTCAATGGCATACCGTGCGACAATGGGGCCGGTTATTGTTATAACGGCCAATGTCCACAAAGATCAGACCAGTGTATCAAAATGTATGGCGCAA GTGCGATTGAGGCCCGGGCTTTCTGCTACGAACAGAATGCTAGAGGAACATACTACGCCTTCTGCAAACGCCCCTCAAATGATGTCTTCATTCCCTGCCAAAAAGA AGATGTGCTTTGTGGGAAGCTCTTCTGTCAAAATGGAAAGAACAGCCCAAACTACGGTCGCATGGTGAAGTTTGGCGATTGCAAAGCGGCTTTCTTTGCAGATTACACCAACGACTTTGGCCAGGTGGACACTGGAACCAAATGTGGGGCAGGAAAG GTGTGCAGTGAGAATCAGTGTGTGACTCTTCCAACTGCTTACAGAAGCGTCAATTGTTCCAGAAAATGTCCTGGCCATTCA GTGTGTAACCACAGAAGTGAATGTCAGTGTGAGCCTGGATGGTTGCCTCCTTCATGCAGTTCCAAGGACAACCAGTTTAATAGTCTTTCAAAAG GAGAAACTGCGGCCATCGCGGTGACAATTTCACTCGTGATTCTGGGAATTATTATTGCCGTTATAGCTGTTTTGTGGAAAAAACACCGGAGCTCCATGTTACCAAC tcCACGGAAAGAAAGAACCCGAGTAGAAGTAGACAGCTCCGCTTTCCGTGCAAACAAAGCACTGGTTCCCGGCCCACCCATGCAAGTGCCGCAG GTGGGAAGGCCAAAACCCAAAGGAGCTCCACCTCCACCTCCAACAGCAGGAAACCCAAATTACATTGGAGTCcgccag gcaCTCCGGCCTGTTCCTCCTCCAAAGGTTTAA